A region of Chitinophaga horti DNA encodes the following proteins:
- a CDS encoding zinc-dependent metalloprotease — translation MHLQGKFVKAVTGIICATCIFTANADAQRKKKKDQPSQAPAQSAPRRDTTARPMTGPGNAGAPPKAAPKKFSDFVTAKAVADSGLFNIYKQDDRFMFEIPDALLGRDILVVNRITKASADMRAGMSGYAGDQINENVIRFEKGPNNRIFLKNISFSERSKDTSMPMYNAVMNSNLQPIVASFDIKAFSKGNNGSVIDLTEYIAGDNDILFFDSRTKSSLRLGGAQPDKSYIVDVKSYPMNTEIRTVKTYSKSGGGGQMPGMPSPGGGGNATVELNSSIVLLPAKPMQPRYFDPRVGYFATGYTDFDANQQGVKKIGMITRWRLEPKDEDREKWLKGELVEPKKQIVYYIDPATPVKWRKYLILGVNDWQGAFEQAGFKNAIVAKMAPTRAEDSTWSLEDARYSAIVYKPSDIPNASGPHVHDPRSGEIIETHINWYHNVMHLLRNWYLVQCAPNDPRARTMQFDDELMGDLIRFVSSHEVGHTLGLRHNFGSSSAFPVEKLRDKEWVKANGHAPSIMDYARFNYVAQPGDGMTGSDLYPRINFYDKWAIEWGYKNVPGAKSADEETPILNQWVINRMKDKKYWFGTESNPDDPRSQNEDLGDNAMKAGAYGIKNLQRIIPNLITWTKTPTEGYADLNEVYGEVVGQFYRYMGHAAKNIGGIYETPKTSDQEGAVYEIVPKATQKEAVAFLQAQLFTTPKWLINTDILSRTNGNATSIILQRQELILNRIMGTNTLTKLVNAQANYGAKAYPVDEYLSDLKRGIFKEVAAGQKIDVFRRNLQKAYVESAISIIKPAPAASSNPLSMMMGGPAPANAAKSDVASVTRAHLVSLRNELRAGAGNADAMSRYHIQDLVERINNTLDPK, via the coding sequence GACCGGCCCCGGCAATGCCGGCGCTCCTCCTAAAGCCGCTCCTAAAAAGTTCAGCGACTTCGTTACCGCTAAAGCGGTAGCCGACTCCGGTTTGTTCAATATCTACAAACAGGACGACCGTTTCATGTTCGAAATCCCTGACGCGCTCCTCGGCCGCGACATCCTCGTAGTGAACAGGATCACCAAAGCCTCTGCCGACATGCGCGCAGGCATGAGCGGTTATGCAGGCGACCAGATCAACGAAAACGTGATCCGCTTCGAGAAAGGCCCTAACAACAGGATCTTCCTCAAAAACATCTCTTTCTCCGAAAGGTCTAAGGATACTTCTATGCCGATGTACAACGCGGTAATGAACTCTAACCTGCAGCCAATCGTTGCTTCTTTCGATATCAAAGCCTTTTCAAAAGGTAACAACGGTAGCGTAATCGACCTAACCGAGTACATCGCCGGCGATAACGACATCCTGTTCTTCGACAGTCGTACCAAATCGTCGCTCCGCCTCGGTGGTGCACAGCCCGACAAATCTTATATCGTGGACGTAAAATCGTACCCGATGAATACCGAGATCAGAACGGTGAAAACGTACAGCAAATCCGGCGGTGGCGGTCAAATGCCCGGCATGCCTTCTCCAGGTGGTGGCGGCAACGCTACGGTGGAACTGAACAGCTCTATCGTACTGCTGCCTGCTAAGCCTATGCAGCCCCGTTACTTCGATCCGCGCGTAGGTTACTTCGCTACAGGTTACACCGACTTCGACGCGAACCAGCAAGGCGTTAAAAAAATCGGCATGATTACCCGCTGGCGCCTCGAGCCTAAGGACGAAGACCGCGAGAAATGGCTGAAAGGCGAACTCGTGGAGCCTAAAAAACAAATCGTGTACTACATCGATCCGGCTACGCCTGTTAAATGGCGCAAATACCTGATCCTGGGTGTAAACGACTGGCAGGGTGCTTTCGAACAGGCTGGCTTCAAAAACGCGATCGTGGCTAAAATGGCCCCTACCCGTGCAGAAGATTCTACCTGGAGCCTCGAAGACGCACGCTACTCTGCGATCGTTTACAAACCTTCCGATATTCCTAACGCCAGCGGCCCGCACGTACACGATCCCCGCTCCGGCGAAATCATCGAAACGCACATCAACTGGTACCACAACGTAATGCACCTGCTGCGCAACTGGTACCTCGTACAATGTGCTCCAAACGATCCCCGCGCACGTACTATGCAGTTCGACGATGAACTGATGGGCGACCTGATTCGCTTTGTATCCAGCCACGAGGTGGGTCACACGCTGGGCCTGCGTCACAACTTCGGTTCCAGCTCGGCCTTCCCGGTAGAGAAACTGCGTGATAAAGAATGGGTGAAAGCCAATGGCCACGCTCCTTCTATCATGGACTACGCCCGCTTTAACTACGTAGCACAGCCTGGCGACGGTATGACCGGCTCCGACCTGTACCCACGCATCAACTTTTATGATAAATGGGCAATCGAGTGGGGTTACAAAAATGTACCCGGCGCTAAATCTGCAGACGAAGAAACGCCTATCCTGAACCAGTGGGTAATCAACAGGATGAAGGATAAAAAATATTGGTTCGGTACAGAAAGCAATCCCGATGATCCACGCTCCCAGAACGAAGACCTGGGCGACAACGCGATGAAAGCGGGTGCATACGGTATCAAAAACCTGCAGCGCATCATCCCTAACCTTATTACCTGGACTAAAACGCCAACAGAAGGTTATGCGGATCTGAATGAAGTATACGGCGAAGTAGTAGGCCAGTTCTACCGCTACATGGGCCATGCGGCTAAAAACATCGGTGGCATCTACGAAACACCTAAAACTTCCGACCAGGAAGGTGCCGTGTACGAAATCGTACCGAAAGCTACGCAGAAAGAGGCAGTAGCCTTCCTGCAGGCGCAATTGTTCACCACACCAAAATGGCTGATCAATACAGACATCCTGAGCCGCACTAACGGTAATGCGACCAGCATTATCCTGCAAAGGCAGGAGCTGATCCTGAACAGGATTATGGGCACCAATACACTCACTAAACTGGTAAACGCACAGGCTAACTACGGCGCCAAAGCCTACCCGGTTGACGAGTACCTGTCCGACCTGAAACGTGGCATCTTTAAAGAAGTAGCTGCCGGTCAAAAGATCGACGTATTCCGTCGTAACCTGCAAAAGGCTTACGTGGAATCTGCGATCTCTATCATTAAGCCAGCGCCTGCGGCAAGCAGCAACCCGCTTTCGATGATGATGGGCGGTCCTGCTCCGGCTAACGCTGCAAAAAGCGACGTTGCCAGCGTAACCCGCGCTCACCTTGTTTCCCTGCGTAATGAACTGCGTGCTGGCGCCGGCAATGCCGATGCTATGAGCCGCTACCACATCCAGGACCTGGTGGAAAGAATCAACAACACCCTCGATCCTAAATAA
- a CDS encoding diacylglycerol/lipid kinase family protein — MFTPDALPRNFAIYGNARAGKGAMRSILQKVCSTFEKQGILYAIFDHDLPPSLSTFTDLLVIGGDGTMNYVANHFGDIIIPISLISSGTGNDFACALQGARLGVEEQLRVAIEGRVRWLDAGICNDRIFVNGVGLGFDGRVVKAMRNGSWFSGGLAYYAKVLPLLFSYKERYLSITTDNGAFNGYYFMIAIANGSSYGGGFQVAPDADMADAMLDVVFIREITLRDRLFNLHKVRRGEHEGVPFISKVRTRGIRISSPAPLDVHLDGEYTKGKDFSIMIAPCKYRFRG, encoded by the coding sequence ATGTTTACACCTGACGCTCTTCCCCGAAATTTCGCTATATACGGCAATGCACGAGCCGGCAAAGGTGCTATGCGCAGCATTCTTCAGAAGGTATGTTCCACCTTCGAGAAACAAGGCATTCTGTACGCCATATTCGACCACGACCTGCCGCCTTCCCTTAGTACGTTCACTGATTTGCTGGTGATTGGTGGCGACGGCACCATGAACTACGTGGCTAATCATTTTGGCGACATTATCATCCCCATCAGCCTGATCAGCTCCGGCACGGGGAACGACTTCGCCTGTGCCCTGCAGGGCGCGCGGCTGGGGGTGGAAGAGCAATTACGTGTTGCCATAGAAGGGAGGGTGCGCTGGCTGGACGCCGGTATTTGCAACGACCGCATTTTTGTAAACGGCGTAGGGCTTGGGTTTGATGGGAGGGTGGTGAAGGCCATGCGGAACGGCAGCTGGTTTTCCGGCGGCCTCGCATATTATGCCAAGGTGTTGCCCCTGTTGTTTTCGTATAAAGAACGCTACCTGAGTATTACCACCGATAACGGTGCCTTTAACGGCTATTACTTTATGATAGCCATCGCCAACGGATCGTCGTACGGCGGTGGCTTCCAGGTGGCACCCGATGCAGATATGGCCGACGCAATGCTGGACGTAGTATTCATCCGCGAAATTACCCTGCGCGACCGCCTGTTTAACCTGCATAAGGTAAGGCGCGGCGAACATGAAGGCGTTCCCTTTATATCGAAAGTACGCACCCGCGGCATCCGTATTTCATCCCCCGCGCCGCTGGATGTACACCTGGACGGAGAATATACGAAGGGCAAGGACTTTAGTATTATGATAGCGCCATGTAAGTACCGGTTCAGGGGATAG